From the genome of Xylocopilactobacillus apis:
ATAATTAAAATCTGAGTGCCAGTTGTCGTTGACATCTCGGTATTTAAAAGAAGAATTAATGGCAGTGGAAATAAAATTAGGCAAATAAACCAAACTAATTCCAACGCAACTGGATGTTTTTTTAACATTTAATACTCCTAATAACCTAAGCTGTGCAGCCAAGAATCAATTTGTTTTTGCGCGTTATCAGCTTTTTGTCCCTGAATTTCAAAACCTCCCCGAAAATCTGCCTGTGGATATTGCTGCTTTAGTGTTTCAAGCGAATCTCCCCAACCAGAACCTTCATTAGTTGAAAACGGAATAACGCTTTTATGATTTAAATCAACTGCATCCATAAAACTCCGGACAGGCATGGGAATATCACCCCACCAGATGGGATAACCTAAAAAAATTGTTGAATACTTAGAAATTTTGGGTAAAGGACCTACAATTTTGGGTCTTGCATTACGCTGCTGTTCATTTTCTGCCTGATTGACTGTTGCCTCATAATTTTTGGGATAAGCTTTAGCAGTTCTAATTTCAAACTTTTCACCTTTGGTGACTTGTGCAATTTCATTAGCGATTCGCTGAGTATGTCCAATTTTCAAAGTCACGCCGGGGTAATTGGTGCCAGATCGTGAAAAGAAAACAATTAGTACTTTCCCTTTTTGACCAAGTTTTTTATTATTTTGACCCTTTTTGGTAACAACTACGGGACTGGTAGTAACTTTTTGATGTTCGTGACTGCGGATGAAATCGAGACTAAAGATTCCTATTAACAAAACTAATAGTCCGCTAATTAAAGCAATTTTTCTTTTCAAAACTTCCCCCTTTCAAAATTCTTCTAATATTTATTATGCGAGGATGCCTTACCTCAATCAAATACTTATATGTACTAGCAAAATATAACCAATTGTTATACTTTTAATCAAAAAAAACTCATCCTTAATTAGATGAGTTATGTTTAATTAGTTGTCGGATAAATTATTCAATTTTTTAAAAACATCCGTTACTGCATCGACCAACATCAGGGCTCCTGCTCCTAAAAATAAGATTGCCGGGAGTCCTTGATGACGCATAATCCACGCAATTCCTAATAAAATCCAAGTTAGGGCAATCGATGCCTGAACTGGATAACGAATTATTTTTCTTTTCATACTAACTACCTCCTACAATAGTGAACCTGTTTTCTTGATATACCAATTCTTTACAAACGTCACAAGCACAATGTATGCAACACAGGTAGCTGCCAGCAGAAACCAAAAACTTACGGGTAACGCTGTCAACTGTAAATGGCGACCAATGTTCGTAAACGGGAGAACTGAACCAAACAAGAGGGCGATTGAGGTTACCAAAGTGACAATGCCAGAAGCTCGGCTTTGAATAAACGGAATCTTTTCAGTTCGTAAAACATGAATTACTAACGTCTGAGTCCAAAGCGATTCAACAAACCACCCACTGTTGAATAGCTGAATAAATTCTTGGCGTCCAGCTCCTGCAGTTGCAGGGAAAAACTGACCAAGAACCGCAGGACAAATCACCCAATACATTGCAATATAAGTCGTAATATCAAAGACTGAACTTGTCGGTCCAATATATTTCATAAAACTGGAGATACTTTTGGCTTCCCACTTACGCGGAACTCTTAAATATTCCTGATCCATATGATCCCAAGGAATCGACAAGCATGATAAATCGTAAATTAAATTCAATAACAACAGCTGCATCGGCTGCATTGGTAAAAATGGCAAAAACGCACTGGCGCATAAAACTGAAAATACATTACCAAAATTAGAAGAACAAGTTGCCTTAATATATTTCATAATATTGCCAAATGTTTGTCTTCCGCCAACAACTCCTTGCTCCAAAATCATCAAATCTTTTTGCAGCAGGACAATTGAAGCCGATTGTTTAGCAATATCAACCGCTGTATCGACCGAAATTCCAACATCGGCAGATTTCATGGAAGGTGCATCATTAATCCCATCGCCTAAAAATCCGACGACGTGATTATTGTTGCGCAGAGTCTTAACAATTTGAGCCTTTTGTTCAGGAGAGACTTTGACAAAAACATTATTAACTTCAACTGCCTCAGCTAATTCTTGGTCCGTTAAATTTTGAATTTTAGCTCCCGTCAACACGTTGTCAGCATCAAAATTAATGTTGCGACATACTGCTTTGGTGACCAGTAAACTGTCACCTGTAATAATCTTTACATCAGTACCATGATCTTTTAAGGCTTGAATCGATTTAGCAGCCGTGCTCTTAGGCGGATCGAGAAATGCTAAGTACCCTAGAAAGATCATTTCAGATTCATCTGCAACTGATAGTTCATCACCAACGCTCGGCGTCGGATAATTTTTTATAGCTAAACCGAGTACTCGCAATCCATCCTGATTGAGATCTGCCACTTGAGTCAAAATTTGATCTTTCCACGCATCAGTTAATGGTTCATCTTTTCCTTTTGACCTTACAAAATCAGAGACCTCAAGCATTTCTTCAATTGCACCTTTAGTAATCATTTCAATCTTTCCGTCAGCTTCTTCTACAATGGTACTCATCCGGCGCCTTGAAAAATCAAACGGCAGTTCATCAACTTTTTCATACCAATCATCATCAATCGAAAGTTCACGTTCAGCCGCTTTAATGACGGCCTTATCCATTAAATTATTGAGTCCCGTCTGAAATCTGCTGTTTAGATACGCATATTTCAAGACTTGGTCTTCTTCTTGATGATTCACGTTGTAATGATATTCCAAAATAATTTTGTCTTGCGTTAAAGTCCCCGTTTTATCAGTGCAGAGAACGTCCATTGCGCCAAAATTCTGAATTGAATTAATATTTTTTACAATTGTTCCGCTTTTAGACATTCTTAGTGCCCCGCGCACCAGATTAGTCGTTACAATTACTGGCAGCATCTCAGGCGTTAAACCAACGGCTGTGGATAAACCAAACAGTAGAGCTTGACCCCAATCTCCTTTGGTTAGTCCATTTAAAACGCAGACAATCGGTGCCATTACTGCCATAAAACGGATCAGTAGCCACGAAGTTTGACTGATGCCTAAATCAAAATTCGTTGGGGTTGGCTTGTTGTTAGTGATACTTTGCGTTACCTGACCAAAACGGGTCTCTTTACCTACAGCGATTACCATCCCCATTGCAGTACCGCTCACAACATTACTTCCCATAAATGCAAGAGTGGGACTATCAGTAATGTTTTCATATTTACTTGCTTCGTATTCGGCATGCTTTTCAACGGGATAACTTTCCCCTGTCAATGCTGCTTGAGAAATAAAAAGATCTCGCACTTGCAATAAGCGTAAATCTGCTGGAATCATGTCCCCCGCAGCCAGTTTCACAATGTCTCCCACTACTAGGTCATCTAAAGGGATCTCTTGCAGGTAGCCATCACGGTACACTCCGGTGGTAACTTTAACCATTGACTGAAGCTTATCTGCAGCATTATTTGATTTAACAGACTGAATTAGAGTCATAATCCCACTGGTTAGAACCATGATTGAAATAATAATGGTTCCAGTTAAATCTCGATCGGCAGGCGCCGACCATAAATAATCGGTGCAAAAGGAGATCAGCCCTAAAATTGCAAGGACAATTGTAAATGGAGTAATAAATGCTTGGAAAAATTGAATTGAAAGCGGGGTTTTCCGCTGGTAATTAATTTTGTTGCTGCCATACTTTTCCCGCTGTTCATTCAAATCTTGTTTTTTTAATCCACTAAGTTGTGAATCAAAAATTTGCAGCACCGTTTTTGGTGTTTGTTGAGCAATCTTGATGTAATCTTTTGTTTCGTACATAATAAAAAACCTCCTGACAGTTGAGTCTAAGGAGGTTCCTACAAATAATAATAGCCGCGACTAGGGTACGGCATTAGATAAAAAAATGCCGCGAATAAATCGCGGCCCCCTAAAATAAATCTTTTATTTTAGCACTACCCGGCGTAAAGACGTCAGTCATTAGCTACTTGGGAAATAACCTTCGTTCGGTTATTTCTGTCCTATACATTGGCGTTTCGCAACGTTTCTGTACAGCAGCTTATGTCCGTGTAGGAGCCTCGTATATTTAATTAAATCGTTCAACTTGGCAAGATTAACACGCTAAATATTGAATGTCAACAAAAATAAAAAAATTTAATTTTCTAAAATTATATCGTGAATAAGTTTAATTTTCTTGATAATTCTGCATCCTTCTTAACAAAAATCGGTATTCGATCTAAAGGGGCATCAACTTCAATTACTTGACCACCAGAAAATTCTTCTTTCGTCCAAATATT
Proteins encoded in this window:
- a CDS encoding flavodoxin; the protein is MKRKIALISGLLVLLIGIFSLDFIRSHEHQKVTTSPVVVTKKGQNNKKLGQKGKVLIVFFSRSGTNYPGVTLKIGHTQRIANEIAQVTKGEKFEIRTAKAYPKNYEATVNQAENEQQRNARPKIVGPLPKISKYSTIFLGYPIWWGDIPMPVRSFMDAVDLNHKSVIPFSTNEGSGWGDSLETLKQQYPQADFRGGFEIQGQKADNAQKQIDSWLHSLGY
- the mgtA gene encoding magnesium-translocating P-type ATPase, encoding MYETKDYIKIAQQTPKTVLQIFDSQLSGLKKQDLNEQREKYGSNKINYQRKTPLSIQFFQAFITPFTIVLAILGLISFCTDYLWSAPADRDLTGTIIISIMVLTSGIMTLIQSVKSNNAADKLQSMVKVTTGVYRDGYLQEIPLDDLVVGDIVKLAAGDMIPADLRLLQVRDLFISQAALTGESYPVEKHAEYEASKYENITDSPTLAFMGSNVVSGTAMGMVIAVGKETRFGQVTQSITNNKPTPTNFDLGISQTSWLLIRFMAVMAPIVCVLNGLTKGDWGQALLFGLSTAVGLTPEMLPVIVTTNLVRGALRMSKSGTIVKNINSIQNFGAMDVLCTDKTGTLTQDKIILEYHYNVNHQEEDQVLKYAYLNSRFQTGLNNLMDKAVIKAAERELSIDDDWYEKVDELPFDFSRRRMSTIVEEADGKIEMITKGAIEEMLEVSDFVRSKGKDEPLTDAWKDQILTQVADLNQDGLRVLGLAIKNYPTPSVGDELSVADESEMIFLGYLAFLDPPKSTAAKSIQALKDHGTDVKIITGDSLLVTKAVCRNINFDADNVLTGAKIQNLTDQELAEAVEVNNVFVKVSPEQKAQIVKTLRNNNHVVGFLGDGINDAPSMKSADVGISVDTAVDIAKQSASIVLLQKDLMILEQGVVGGRQTFGNIMKYIKATCSSNFGNVFSVLCASAFLPFLPMQPMQLLLLNLIYDLSCLSIPWDHMDQEYLRVPRKWEAKSISSFMKYIGPTSSVFDITTYIAMYWVICPAVLGQFFPATAGAGRQEFIQLFNSGWFVESLWTQTLVIHVLRTEKIPFIQSRASGIVTLVTSIALLFGSVLPFTNIGRHLQLTALPVSFWFLLAATCVAYIVLVTFVKNWYIKKTGSLL